Proteins found in one Mucilaginibacter inviolabilis genomic segment:
- a CDS encoding RagB/SusD family nutrient uptake outer membrane protein produces the protein MKKNIFIWGITINALFTLFSCTKSDFFNKKPATNLLVPSTLSDFRSLLDNTLVFNQTGGLGQLSADEYSVNFVNWQTASPTQRNAYIWASDIYQGDVAIRDWNALYQEIFYANNVLDGLSKSDSSASAQGQYLKGWALFNRAYAFYDVTRAFCKAYDGSTASSDLGIPLRLSANINYIQQRSTLQQSFDQIINDLNTCLPLLPTARPSANLNRPSQIAAYALLARIYLDMRNYTIAKSNADQALTLYNTLIDYNTTSKTSSTPFSTTNNELIYNSRQTTSYGEFTGNYSGALSAVPTDILSLYSPSDLRLTLYFSKRADGTYYRKRGYYGTGLYCFTGLATDELYLIKAECLARLGQTNDAISTLNSLLLRRYQTGTFTNLSAASANAALSTILLERRKELMWRGLRWYDLKRLNAEGAQITLTRSLNGNNYSLPPNDSKWVMPIPKDEIALSGIQQNQR, from the coding sequence ATGAAAAAGAATATATTCATATGGGGAATTACCATTAATGCGTTATTTACCCTTTTCAGTTGCACCAAATCTGATTTTTTTAATAAAAAGCCTGCAACAAACTTACTTGTGCCAAGTACACTAAGCGATTTTAGAAGCTTATTGGATAATACCTTGGTTTTTAACCAAACGGGCGGGTTAGGACAACTTTCCGCCGATGAATACAGCGTTAACTTTGTCAATTGGCAAACTGCCTCCCCGACCCAAAGAAACGCTTACATATGGGCAAGTGACATTTACCAGGGTGATGTTGCTATTCGGGACTGGAACGCACTTTATCAGGAAATATTCTATGCGAATAATGTATTAGATGGCTTAAGTAAGTCTGATAGTAGTGCCAGTGCCCAAGGGCAGTATTTAAAAGGCTGGGCACTTTTCAACAGAGCCTATGCTTTTTATGATGTAACCCGGGCTTTTTGCAAAGCTTACGATGGCAGTACGGCATCTTCAGATTTAGGAATACCACTAAGGTTGAGTGCAAACATCAATTACATTCAACAGCGAAGTACATTACAACAGTCCTTCGATCAAATAATCAACGATCTTAATACTTGTCTTCCGCTGCTACCTACCGCCAGGCCATCAGCCAATCTCAACCGGCCCTCACAGATCGCTGCATATGCCTTATTGGCTCGTATTTATTTAGATATGCGAAATTACACAATTGCAAAATCGAATGCTGATCAAGCTTTAACATTGTATAATACCTTGATTGATTATAATACAACAAGTAAAACATCATCAACGCCTTTTTCCACGACAAATAATGAACTTATTTATAACTCCCGGCAAACTACTTCTTATGGTGAATTTACCGGCAATTATTCCGGTGCATTGTCCGCTGTTCCCACTGACATCCTTTCTTTGTATAGTCCAAGTGATTTAAGGTTAACCTTGTATTTTTCAAAACGTGCCGATGGTACATATTATAGAAAAAGAGGTTATTATGGCACAGGCCTTTACTGCTTTACCGGCCTTGCGACTGATGAATTATACCTGATTAAAGCAGAATGCCTCGCGCGGCTCGGACAAACGAACGATGCGATAAGTACACTCAATAGTCTTCTGTTAAGAAGGTATCAAACAGGCACCTTCACCAATTTATCTGCCGCCTCTGCAAACGCCGCTTTAAGTACAATTTTGCTTGAACGTAGAAAGGAATTAATGTGGAGAGGGCTTCGATGGTATGACTTAAAACGCTTGAATGCAGAGGGAGCACAAATAACGCTGACACGGTCATTAAATGGCAACAATTATTCCTTACCACCTAATGATTCGAAATGGGTAATGCCTATACCAAAAGATGAAATCGCTTTAAGCGGTATACAACAGAATCAAAGATAG
- a CDS encoding aminotransferase class I/II-fold pyridoxal phosphate-dependent enzyme: MSKINFERASFKDFENIEGQDIYQTAQEFKEYLDFLRSNGHLNYRIESLSPVGPEMNLILPGDSHPTWCVCLVSNDYLGFSQHPLVKAAVIKGIEMFGTGSGASPAIGGHFVYHEQLEKKIAGFYRRSDAILYTTGYTANSATLQCILHRDDSNQKKNDIAILDMNVHASVYEGVLTTTIKTFLHNDLAMLEHVLKNAQDKYRTKMVVIDGVYSQDGDIAPIGKIAELTHRYGAYLVVDDAHGIGVVGDTGRGVIETDNAFDQVDIITGTFSKALGNIGGYVIASAELITYLKFQSKQHLFSTTATPAVMGILKAIDLIDEEPVWRARLWENIDYLKNGLINLGFDVGTTASAVIPVKVGDILKTLEAGRLLLKAGIYTNPIMYPAVSKKNARIRMNVMATHTTAHLDKVLEAFTEVDKALHISNKYS, encoded by the coding sequence ATGTCAAAAATAAATTTTGAAAGGGCGAGCTTCAAAGATTTTGAGAATATTGAGGGCCAGGATATTTACCAGACCGCGCAGGAATTCAAAGAATACCTGGACTTTTTACGGTCTAACGGACATTTAAATTACAGAATTGAATCATTATCACCTGTTGGCCCGGAAATGAATTTGATATTACCCGGCGACAGTCACCCGACTTGGTGCGTGTGCCTGGTTTCCAACGATTACCTCGGGTTCAGCCAGCACCCATTGGTCAAGGCCGCGGTGATCAAAGGGATCGAAATGTTTGGCACGGGATCGGGTGCGTCACCGGCCATCGGCGGACACTTTGTTTACCACGAACAATTGGAAAAGAAAATAGCCGGATTTTATCGGCGGAGCGATGCCATTTTATATACTACGGGCTATACCGCGAATAGCGCGACCCTGCAATGCATCCTTCATCGGGATGACAGCAATCAAAAAAAGAATGATATCGCCATCCTTGATATGAATGTACATGCCAGCGTCTACGAAGGTGTACTAACGACAACGATAAAAACCTTTCTGCACAATGACCTGGCCATGCTGGAGCATGTGCTTAAAAATGCGCAGGATAAATACCGTACGAAAATGGTCGTTATCGATGGCGTTTATAGTCAGGATGGGGATATCGCACCGATTGGAAAAATTGCTGAACTGACCCATCGTTATGGGGCATACCTGGTCGTTGACGACGCGCACGGTATCGGTGTTGTGGGAGATACAGGGAGGGGCGTTATCGAAACAGATAACGCGTTTGATCAGGTCGATATTATCACCGGCACATTCAGCAAGGCCCTGGGCAATATCGGCGGTTATGTGATCGCCAGCGCGGAACTTATTACGTATCTGAAATTCCAGTCCAAGCAGCACTTATTTTCTACGACGGCAACACCGGCGGTAATGGGTATCCTGAAGGCGATTGACCTGATAGATGAGGAACCGGTTTGGAGGGCCCGGCTTTGGGAAAATATTGATTATTTGAAAAATGGGCTCATCAACCTCGGTTTTGATGTCGGAACCACCGCTTCCGCCGTAATCCCGGTAAAAGTCGGGGACATCCTAAAAACGCTGGAAGCCGGACGGTTGCTTTTAAAAGCCGGTATATATACCAACCCGATCATGTACCCGGCTGTTTCCAAAAAGAATGCGAGGATCAGGATGAATGTAATGGCGACCCACACTACAGCCCATTTGGATAAAGTATTGGAGGCTTTTACCGAAGTGGACAAGGCGCTACATATTTCCAATAAGTACAGTTAA
- a CDS encoding peroxiredoxin family protein, with protein sequence MIISIKKCCYLLVCILLLCLGPKMNACAASIKQARVTIVVNNNEFRRGLVITFVIYQNGVSSNHPVATKSYVLKTIQRVNRIDVPLSTDINYGRIALWKDSASFKDWDIPLDNSNNLFLFEKNDQVTITLNSHKFDAKFSGKSEDKFKDMYAINNIDYLSEDLINRKYNYYMQLNDREHAMNSLKQGYDSLLMVKNSLIDSAKTKINAKVIRLIKLDNWAFCNQNIVGRCISPFLGKKQIWLAETKEFYIQTYERFFRLPEANEEELAFSYYVGDFLAFRSKAYAIISRSDVKLSFFNDLKFKEINEAVSLQCKNGILKDRVILGAFLNVDRIREPDFVDYTNKAAQEAKPSNIKDVLMSLYNANLVGSKAYQFSLNNEHDKQVSLNDFKGKIVVIDFWFTGCSGCLTLAKSMKPIIASYTNENVIFISVSVDRSKSSWLESIKQGKYTSGKEVNLLAENGWQSSIIQHYNIDAFPTLIVISENGKILSTAPPDPRYNLVAFKRLLDQNQ encoded by the coding sequence ATGATTATAAGCATCAAGAAATGTTGCTATTTATTAGTCTGCATTTTGCTCCTATGTTTAGGGCCAAAAATGAATGCTTGCGCAGCCAGCATAAAACAAGCAAGAGTTACCATAGTGGTAAATAACAATGAGTTTCGTCGGGGGCTGGTAATAACCTTTGTAATTTATCAAAATGGGGTAAGTTCGAATCATCCAGTCGCGACAAAATCCTACGTATTAAAGACAATACAACGTGTCAATAGAATCGACGTTCCGCTGTCAACCGATATTAACTATGGAAGAATAGCATTATGGAAGGATTCGGCATCATTTAAGGATTGGGATATTCCCTTAGATAATAGCAATAATCTTTTCCTTTTTGAAAAAAACGACCAGGTAACTATTACGCTTAATTCACACAAATTTGACGCTAAATTTTCAGGTAAGAGTGAAGACAAATTTAAAGATATGTACGCCATTAATAACATTGACTACCTATCTGAGGACTTAATTAATAGGAAGTATAATTATTACATGCAATTAAATGATCGCGAGCATGCAATGAACTCGTTGAAGCAAGGATACGACAGTCTACTGATGGTTAAAAACAGCCTAATAGATTCTGCGAAAACAAAAATCAATGCAAAAGTAATAAGGCTTATCAAGTTGGATAATTGGGCATTTTGTAATCAAAATATAGTAGGTAGATGTATATCTCCTTTTTTGGGGAAAAAACAAATATGGCTCGCCGAGACGAAAGAATTCTATATTCAAACTTACGAGCGCTTTTTCAGGTTGCCCGAAGCCAACGAAGAGGAACTTGCATTTTCTTATTATGTTGGCGACTTCCTTGCATTTCGTTCAAAAGCTTATGCAATCATCAGCCGAAGCGATGTTAAACTGAGCTTCTTTAACGATTTGAAGTTTAAGGAAATAAATGAGGCAGTATCATTGCAGTGCAAAAACGGTATATTAAAGGACAGAGTAATATTAGGCGCATTTTTAAATGTTGACCGTATAAGGGAACCTGACTTTGTTGATTATACCAATAAAGCTGCTCAAGAGGCAAAGCCTTCCAATATAAAAGATGTCCTTATGTCTTTGTATAATGCAAACTTAGTTGGTTCTAAGGCTTATCAATTCTCATTAAATAATGAGCATGACAAGCAGGTCTCCTTAAACGATTTCAAAGGTAAGATTGTAGTTATCGATTTTTGGTTTACTGGTTGTAGCGGTTGTTTAACTTTGGCTAAATCAATGAAACCTATAATTGCGTCCTATACTAATGAGAATGTAATCTTCATTTCTGTGAGTGTTGACCGAAGTAAATCATCTTGGTTGGAAAGTATAAAACAGGGAAAGTACACTTCAGGCAAGGAAGTCAATTTGTTAGCAGAAAACGGGTGGCAATCAAGTATAATACAACACTATAATATCGATGCCTTTCCTACCTTGATTGTAATATCAGAAAATGGAAAGATTCTTTCAACTGCACCACCTGATCCGAGATATAATTTGGTAGCATTTAAAAGGTTATTAGATCAAAACCAATGA
- a CDS encoding Crp/Fnr family transcriptional regulator produces MNLASIFSVLSNTTGLSDALKEELSEKVGEEKYKAHQIIHAAGQMENRLYFIESGFARNYYYDHHGNEHTVRFWKAGDIVFSYEGYYNVPSYFYTEILEESRLITLNYIILHELDNKFPEIATVIKAILIKYQHEEYEKQKLIALPAEERFLLFRENNLNIFKKAPSRIIASYLHITRETLTRYIGRN; encoded by the coding sequence ATGAATTTAGCATCCATATTCAGCGTACTGTCAAACACTACCGGATTATCAGACGCGTTAAAAGAAGAACTATCCGAAAAGGTGGGAGAAGAAAAGTACAAAGCCCACCAAATCATTCATGCTGCCGGGCAAATGGAGAACAGGTTATATTTTATTGAAAGTGGGTTTGCCAGAAATTATTACTATGACCATCATGGCAATGAGCATACCGTTAGGTTTTGGAAAGCCGGGGACATCGTATTTTCCTATGAAGGTTATTATAATGTGCCTTCTTATTTTTATACCGAAATATTGGAAGAAAGCAGGCTGATCACCCTGAACTATATAATCTTACATGAATTAGATAACAAATTCCCCGAGATTGCTACCGTAATCAAAGCCATACTGATCAAGTACCAGCATGAAGAATACGAAAAACAAAAGTTGATCGCATTACCAGCAGAAGAACGGTTCCTGTTATTCCGCGAAAACAACCTCAACATTTTTAAAAAAGCGCCCTCCAGAATCATTGCCTCTTACCTGCACATCACACGCGAAACCCTGACCCGCTATATCGGTCGTAACTAA
- a CDS encoding SusC/RagA family TonB-linked outer membrane protein encodes MKKTILIIVLATLCLNFRALAQSNILLTGRVTDSIGKPLPSATIKITASQLSTTTDRNGNFSMTSKVQQGILSISFVGYKSQEVQFSINEKGPFNIQLYEDYNTLNEVSVVSTGYQTIPKERATGSFVQIDSALINRKISTNILDRIDGVTSGLLFNNNGAFQYGQSEIEIRGRTTLFSNPNPLIIVDNFPYDGDPSNINPNDVQSITVLKDAAAASAWGSRSGNGVIVITTKKGRLNSGPNVSFNINTTIGAKPNLNYLPQLSSAQYIGIEQYLFNQGVYDNAISTGYQVLSPAVQIFSASRNGTLSKTDSASQINALKAIDSRNQVAKYFYRPRVEQQYQASISGGGLNQKYFVSIGYDKNINSQVGNSYDRISLNTNNTYYFLNNKLELFTNLVYTGSTSKSAPTLTTTNYPYDQLADAKGNPLFIENNLNIPYATTAGNAGLLNWLYSPLQELRSGYSNSQSDLTDYRINASLTYKIIKGLKASALYSYEKGLTDFNNLNQLQSYYTRNLINTYTQIDPISGAVTYPIPLGGILNKRSNTLSSNNGRFQIDYENSWGKNNLTAIAGTEIKNYNSFTNSYTLYGYNSETATDANQSVNFNTYYPFSYGYNSALVPANTSELGNTNRFFSIYFNGAYTYDEKYVLSASARKDESNLFGVSANQKGVPLWSAGLSWIVNKENFYNIDWLPQLKLRATYGYTGNVNTSISAYLTAINIPGASQTYNAYFTNIVNPPNPSLKWEVDRNINFGVDFVTKNNRINGSIDYWRKGGLDLIGNSPISPQTGVTTFTGNSANTLTQGVDLQINTINLNGKLKWLTTFLYNYDKNIVTEYKVSNGTNYNIVSANYMNPLAGYPYYAVFSYKYEGLTNTGDPQGFLNGKISTDYTAISNSTNRSELVYNGSATPTSFGSLRNTFIYNSFDLSFNIIYKLGYYFRRTSLNNGVLYSGGPQSYLMADYGNRWQKPGDETHTNVPALVYPDNLDRDNLYTYSNILVERADNVRLQDIRFGYTFKNVKYIHFRNLNLFTYLNNIGILWRANKEHIDPDYPYSIPAVRTVSFGLKADL; translated from the coding sequence GAAATGGCAACTTCTCAATGACTTCAAAAGTCCAGCAAGGAATATTAAGCATAAGCTTTGTAGGTTACAAATCACAGGAGGTCCAATTTTCAATAAATGAAAAAGGCCCTTTTAACATTCAACTCTATGAAGACTATAATACGCTTAACGAAGTAAGTGTTGTATCTACAGGTTATCAAACAATTCCAAAAGAAAGGGCAACGGGAAGTTTTGTTCAAATTGATAGTGCATTGATTAACCGTAAGATAAGTACAAATATTTTGGACAGAATAGATGGTGTAACAAGTGGTTTATTATTTAATAACAACGGCGCATTTCAATATGGGCAAAGCGAAATTGAAATACGGGGAAGAACCACACTATTTTCCAATCCTAATCCTCTAATTATAGTAGATAACTTTCCATATGATGGCGACCCCTCTAATATTAACCCGAATGACGTACAAAGCATCACAGTATTGAAAGATGCAGCCGCAGCCTCGGCATGGGGATCACGCAGCGGTAACGGAGTAATTGTAATAACTACAAAAAAAGGCAGGCTAAATAGTGGCCCTAACGTCTCTTTCAATATTAATACTACTATCGGTGCTAAACCAAATCTAAACTATCTTCCTCAATTAAGTTCTGCGCAATACATTGGGATAGAACAATATTTATTTAATCAGGGTGTATATGATAATGCCATTAGTACCGGTTATCAGGTTTTGTCGCCTGCTGTTCAAATTTTTTCAGCTTCGAGAAACGGCACATTATCTAAAACAGATTCTGCTTCACAGATTAATGCTTTAAAAGCTATTGACTCCCGTAACCAAGTGGCTAAATATTTTTACCGACCACGCGTTGAACAGCAGTACCAGGCAAGTATCAGCGGTGGCGGCTTAAACCAAAAGTATTTTGTTTCTATTGGTTATGATAAAAATATAAATAGCCAGGTTGGCAACAGCTACGACAGAATAAGCCTGAATACAAACAACACTTATTACTTTTTGAATAATAAGCTGGAATTATTCACCAATCTTGTTTATACAGGAAGCACCTCGAAATCTGCACCTACGTTAACGACTACGAATTATCCTTATGACCAACTCGCTGATGCGAAGGGCAATCCATTATTTATTGAAAATAATCTTAATATTCCATACGCAACGACCGCGGGGAATGCCGGTTTGCTAAATTGGTTATATAGTCCATTGCAAGAACTTAGAAGCGGGTATAGCAATTCGCAAAGCGATCTTACTGATTACAGGATCAATGCTTCATTAACTTACAAAATAATAAAAGGGCTGAAAGCGTCTGCACTATACAGCTACGAAAAGGGATTAACTGACTTTAACAATCTTAATCAGCTTCAGTCATATTATACCAGAAACTTAATTAATACATATACTCAAATCGATCCCATTTCAGGGGCGGTAACTTACCCAATACCATTAGGCGGAATCTTAAATAAGCGGAGCAATACGCTCTCTTCCAACAACGGTAGGTTTCAAATTGACTATGAAAACTCGTGGGGTAAAAATAATTTAACTGCAATCGCAGGTACTGAAATAAAAAATTATAATTCCTTTACCAACAGTTATACATTATACGGTTATAATTCAGAAACTGCTACCGACGCCAATCAGAGCGTAAACTTCAATACTTATTATCCTTTTTCGTATGGTTATAATAGTGCCTTAGTGCCTGCTAATACATCAGAATTAGGTAATACCAACCGATTTTTCTCTATATATTTTAATGGAGCTTACACCTATGATGAAAAGTACGTGTTATCTGCCAGCGCAAGAAAGGACGAGTCAAACCTATTCGGCGTTTCCGCAAATCAAAAAGGTGTGCCGCTTTGGAGCGCCGGACTTTCCTGGATTGTAAATAAAGAGAATTTTTACAACATTGACTGGCTGCCACAATTAAAGTTACGGGCGACCTATGGCTATACTGGAAATGTTAATACCAGCATATCTGCTTATCTTACCGCGATAAATATTCCTGGAGCTTCCCAAACCTATAATGCTTATTTTACTAATATTGTTAATCCGCCCAATCCTTCTTTAAAATGGGAAGTTGACCGAAATATTAATTTTGGTGTAGACTTCGTCACAAAGAACAATCGTATCAATGGAAGTATAGATTATTGGCGTAAAGGCGGCCTTGATTTGATTGGAAACAGCCCAATATCCCCTCAAACAGGTGTAACTACCTTTACGGGAAATTCTGCAAATACTTTAACTCAAGGTGTTGACTTACAAATCAATACAATTAACCTAAATGGAAAGTTAAAATGGCTTACAACCTTCCTATATAACTATGACAAAAACATAGTTACCGAGTACAAGGTCAGCAATGGAACAAATTATAATATTGTTTCAGCTAACTATATGAATCCTTTAGCGGGGTATCCTTATTACGCTGTTTTTAGTTACAAATACGAGGGATTAACTAACACAGGTGATCCGCAGGGGTTTTTAAACGGCAAAATAAGCACTGATTATACTGCAATTAGTAATTCAACGAACCGCTCTGAATTAGTTTACAATGGATCTGCAACACCTACGTCTTTTGGCAGCCTGAGAAATACTTTTATATACAATAGCTTCGACCTTTCTTTTAACATCATTTATAAACTCGGATATTATTTTAGAAGGACTTCCTTAAATAACGGCGTATTATATTCGGGAGGCCCTCAAAGCTACTTAATGGCCGATTACGGAAATAGATGGCAAAAACCCGGTGACGAAACACACACCAATGTACCAGCGTTAGTGTACCCTGATAATTTAGACCGAGATAATTTATATACCTATTCAAACATCTTAGTGGAAAGGGCTGATAACGTTCGCCTGCAAGATATTCGTTTTGGATACACCTTTAAAAACGTCAAGTATATCCATTTCCGCAATCTAAATTTATTCACCTATTTAAACAATATCGGTATCCTTTGGCGAGCCAATAAAGAACATATTGACCCCGATTATCCTTACAGCATTCCTGCTGTCAGAACCGTTTCATTTGGTCTTAAAGCAGATTTATAA
- a CDS encoding MauE/DoxX family redox-associated membrane protein — MESTSIINDKFQLSEPAKEKIIIAICWLCMALFLYTAYAKITDHARFLAGLTKVHLISGFAVFISYAVPAIEIVVALLLLIPQTAKTGLYSFFAVMASFTIYIVSAMIWEKNLPCHCGGAIEKLSWGQHIWFNLAFITIAIIALRLFNKLNTSLKT, encoded by the coding sequence ATGGAAAGTACAAGTATAATAAACGACAAGTTCCAGCTTTCAGAACCGGCTAAAGAAAAAATAATAATCGCCATTTGCTGGTTATGCATGGCATTATTTCTCTATACCGCCTATGCCAAAATAACAGATCACGCCCGTTTTTTAGCAGGCCTGACCAAGGTTCATCTCATTAGTGGCTTCGCGGTATTCATCTCCTATGCCGTTCCTGCAATTGAAATTGTTGTTGCATTGTTATTGCTCATCCCGCAAACCGCCAAAACCGGACTCTACAGCTTTTTTGCGGTTATGGCATCGTTCACGATTTATATCGTCAGCGCGATGATTTGGGAAAAGAACCTACCGTGTCATTGCGGAGGCGCCATCGAAAAATTAAGCTGGGGACAACATATATGGTTCAATCTCGCATTTATAACCATTGCCATAATTGCCCTCCGGCTCTTCAATAAATTAAATACATCTTTAAAAACTTAA